The following nucleotide sequence is from Borreliella spielmanii.
TCCCACTATATTTTTATTTTTTGGAAATTACTATCAAAGGTAGTCGCAAATGTCAATATTTAAACAACTACGTCATTTGTAGTTTAGCCCATTTTAAAATTAAAATCAATTTATTTTTACCGAATTACAAAAAAGTGTATTAAATTAATGAGATTAATAATTAGAATTTAATATTTTTTGGGGAAAGTATTTACTTTTAAATCAAAATTATGCATTATATTATTTATAATGATTATTAACTATCAGAGGAGGTTGACGATTATGTCAATATCAGCCAATAAAAAAAAGCCAAATTGCCACAATAAATTACAACGTAAATTAATAGTTCTTATCTCAACACTAGCCTACATAAACACTAAATATAAGAAATATACACAAAAAACCATACTCTATTACTTTAATGAAAATCTAAAAAGAAATGGTCAAGCTCCTACTACATTAAGAACACTGCAAAAATATCTTTACAAATTAGAAAGAGAATTTAAAGTAACAACCAACTACTACAAACATTTGGGTGTAAATTTTGGCACTGAAATTTACTATCACCTTAATTATGAAAAAAATGTATGCCACTTTAAAATCAACCAATACTTTCAAGAAAAAATGCACTCTAGATTTAAATCTAGAGTGCATAACTACCTTAAAGACAAATCTCTAAAAAAGGGTAATGTAGAGTTGGAGGAGTGTTTATATAATAAAAATAATATAAAAGAAGAAAGAAATTCTAATAAAATAGAAGAATATAAAAAAATAAAGTATTTCAATAAATGTAACTTTTCAAATAAAAAAACTCTTTTGGATTTATTAAAATTAGATATTAGTACAAATTTGGCAATTGAAATATTTAAAACCGTCAAAAGATATGAAAATAGTTTAACAAAAAGCAAACATATTTCTTTTAATAAATCTTGCTATAAAGATAAGCAAAATAAATTAAAAGAAATTCTAGAAAATATTCAAAAAGAATTAGAAGAAAAAGGGTACAATTTAGAACAATTGAAAATAAATATCCAAAAAATATATGAAATTTACAAAAATAAACCCCATTTTATTATTGAACATCAGAAATATAGCGATTTAAGTGCAATAAAACGCAAATTGGAAAAATTAATTGAATTAAAAAAAGAAAACCCACAAAAAGATTATCAAAATATAAAAACATATATTTTCAATATTCTTATTGATAAACTGAAAGAAAAGACAAATATTAAATTTCTCAAGCCAATTATAAAAACTTATTTGAATAGCAAAAAGAAATTAGAATATAATAAAGTATTTGATACGTATTACTATGAATTATTAGAGCTGATAAAAAATGAAAATAATTCTTTAATGTTAAAAGAAGTTGTATAAGGATTAAACATGGAAAGTGCGCCAGAAACTATTAAAAAAGGAAAATGTAAAGTAGAATGCCAAAATAAAGAAAGATTTATTTTGATCGAAAAAGAAAATGGTAAAGCCATGTACCATACAAAGATAATGATGGACGTTTA
It contains:
- a CDS encoding plasmid maintenance protein produces the protein MSISANKKKPNCHNKLQRKLIVLISTLAYINTKYKKYTQKTILYYFNENLKRNGQAPTTLRTLQKYLYKLEREFKVTTNYYKHLGVNFGTEIYYHLNYEKNVCHFKINQYFQEKMHSRFKSRVHNYLKDKSLKKGNVELEECLYNKNNIKEERNSNKIEEYKKIKYFNKCNFSNKKTLLDLLKLDISTNLAIEIFKTVKRYENSLTKSKHISFNKSCYKDKQNKLKEILENIQKELEEKGYNLEQLKINIQKIYEIYKNKPHFIIEHQKYSDLSAIKRKLEKLIELKKENPQKDYQNIKTYIFNILIDKLKEKTNIKFLKPIIKTYLNSKKKLEYNKVFDTYYYELLELIKNENNSLMLKEVV